A portion of the Chondrinema litorale genome contains these proteins:
- a CDS encoding DUF6298 domain-containing protein — protein sequence MKHYKLFAVYFFSVLPLFSCEKEEPKQEQTQSLNVDISKDHPFYFSVNDKPTLLLGGSNDDNIFQNHPLEPQLDTLIKFGGNYIRCTLSSRDFANQWPYKQRGDALYDLNEFSEEYWSRLEKFLKLSAKKGLVVQLEVWDNMDFYTVSKCWSKHPFNPAYNINYTAKEANLQEDIDYLPTEKIQPFFTTVPQLDNNTIILPYQQKFVDKLLSHSFKYNNILYSIDNESLNDIEWTTYWAKYIKEAAAKIDKKILVTDMLYENKVFEKAKAMVVNTSNTLNENPRAIELSNYPESIDFIDLSAQSILIGEDHYTEAINTFNYLKVNNHPMPISAVKTYGGEQSDWTGTIEDGPERFWRSIFAGYAAARFHRPPSGLGINRLAQVNIKSLRMLSDSVDFFNMSPANNLLDERQPNETYCLANKSLDEFILYYPGCGEVDLKLGDFKGVASIKWINILNSSWDESYTEKASEKLWLKSPCEGKWAVWVKLIK from the coding sequence ATGAAACACTATAAACTATTCGCTGTTTACTTTTTTTCCGTTTTACCCCTCTTCTCTTGTGAAAAAGAGGAACCAAAACAGGAACAAACTCAATCTTTAAATGTCGATATATCTAAAGATCATCCATTCTATTTTTCAGTAAATGATAAACCAACTCTATTACTTGGTGGTAGTAATGATGATAATATTTTCCAGAATCATCCACTAGAGCCACAATTAGACACGCTCATAAAATTTGGAGGTAATTACATCCGATGTACTTTAAGTAGCAGAGATTTCGCCAATCAATGGCCATATAAGCAAAGAGGCGATGCACTTTACGATCTTAATGAATTTAGCGAAGAGTATTGGTCTCGATTAGAAAAATTCTTAAAGCTATCGGCAAAAAAAGGATTAGTTGTACAGCTAGAAGTATGGGATAATATGGATTTTTACACTGTTTCTAAATGCTGGTCTAAACACCCATTTAATCCGGCTTATAATATAAATTATACTGCTAAAGAAGCTAATCTACAAGAAGACATCGATTATCTCCCTACAGAAAAAATTCAACCATTTTTTACAACTGTTCCACAACTTGATAACAATACCATTATACTTCCTTATCAACAAAAGTTTGTAGATAAACTGTTAAGCCATTCATTTAAATATAACAATATACTCTATAGCATAGATAATGAGTCGCTAAACGATATAGAATGGACTACTTACTGGGCAAAATACATCAAAGAAGCTGCTGCTAAAATCGATAAAAAAATATTAGTTACAGATATGCTTTACGAGAACAAGGTTTTCGAAAAAGCTAAAGCAATGGTTGTAAATACATCCAATACGCTAAATGAAAATCCAAGAGCTATTGAGCTTAGTAATTATCCAGAATCTATTGACTTTATCGATTTATCTGCTCAAAGTATTTTAATTGGAGAAGATCATTATACTGAAGCTATAAATACCTTTAATTATTTGAAAGTGAATAACCACCCAATGCCAATTTCGGCAGTGAAAACTTATGGTGGAGAACAAAGCGACTGGACAGGAACAATTGAAGATGGGCCAGAAAGATTTTGGAGAAGTATTTTTGCTGGCTATGCTGCTGCACGTTTCCACAGACCTCCTTCTGGCTTAGGTATTAACCGCTTAGCTCAGGTAAATATTAAAAGTTTAAGAATGCTGAGCGATTCAGTAGATTTTTTCAATATGTCGCCTGCTAATAACTTACTCGATGAAAGGCAACCAAACGAGACATATTGCTTGGCTAACAAATCTTTAGATGAGTTTATTCTTTACTATCCGGGATGTGGTGAGGTTGATTTAAAACTAGGCGATTTTAAAGGTGTAGCTTCCATCAAATGGATTAACATTTTGAATAGTAGCTGGGATGAATCTTACACTGAAAAGGCATCTGAAAAACTATGGTTAAAAAGTCCATGCGAAGGTAAATGGGCAGTTTGGGTAAAGTTGATTAAGTAA
- a CDS encoding energy transducer TonB, producing the protein MSKEQFHSDPQLAEVIENYLSGSLSHAEMHQLELKMLDDPFLADAVEGLALISDAAKRNKIIEDIRQQISSDKKEDKVIYFTPARYAAAAVILLMIASVFIFQDEFFKGIENKSLSEIEKTEAADNFKKEDSSESVETEQDELNKESDEQNIALENQAETQALESEPKLNEEDQKYADINEQLATRQRQLNEQALNTEKQREINASQRSRAKEEIKMSKEYHESAPIIGATKLEEKELQIDSESISLDIEEVQVEETDLDDDSGLGYAVKDINADDIAKDSISNKRRPILIRGSSTIRSKKQASDSGISQMFNQGSETITGVVTGDNNEPLVGVNVIVKGSTIGTTTNIDGEFKLEKPVGSNTLELNYIGYLTEEIELDSGETDLLIAMNEDTQQLEEIVVVGYGVSKKENIGSSVEQINTANEEAKPDVIVNAKPEDGMKSLHQFIKEQIQIPVEAQQNDVKGTVKLSFRVNTNGSISNIKVEKSLGYGCDEEAIRLLKDGPKWKAKTINGNPVYSEQTIKIRFKQ; encoded by the coding sequence GTGAGTAAAGAGCAATTTCATAGTGACCCGCAATTGGCTGAGGTAATTGAAAATTATCTTTCAGGTAGCTTGTCTCATGCCGAAATGCATCAGCTTGAGCTTAAAATGCTAGATGATCCCTTTCTTGCTGATGCAGTAGAAGGTCTTGCTTTAATATCTGATGCTGCAAAGAGAAATAAGATAATTGAAGATATAAGACAGCAAATTTCTTCTGATAAAAAGGAAGACAAAGTAATCTATTTTACTCCTGCAAGATATGCTGCGGCTGCAGTTATTTTACTGATGATTGCTTCTGTATTTATTTTTCAAGATGAGTTTTTTAAAGGGATAGAAAATAAATCACTAAGCGAAATTGAGAAAACAGAAGCTGCAGATAATTTTAAAAAAGAAGATTCATCTGAAAGTGTAGAAACTGAACAGGATGAACTAAATAAAGAAAGCGATGAGCAAAATATTGCATTAGAAAACCAAGCAGAAACGCAAGCTTTAGAGAGTGAGCCAAAATTGAATGAAGAAGATCAGAAGTATGCTGATATAAATGAACAACTTGCTACTAGACAAAGGCAATTAAATGAGCAAGCATTAAATACTGAGAAACAAAGAGAAATTAATGCATCTCAAAGAAGCAGGGCAAAAGAAGAAATTAAAATGTCTAAAGAGTATCACGAATCAGCTCCAATTATTGGTGCTACAAAACTTGAAGAAAAGGAATTGCAGATAGACTCTGAAAGTATCTCTCTAGATATAGAAGAAGTACAAGTGGAAGAAACTGATTTAGATGATGATAGTGGACTAGGATATGCAGTGAAAGATATTAATGCTGATGATATTGCTAAAGACTCAATTAGTAATAAAAGAAGGCCTATATTAATTAGAGGAAGCTCAACTATTAGATCGAAAAAACAAGCTAGTGATAGCGGTATCAGCCAGATGTTTAATCAAGGGTCTGAAACTATTACCGGAGTGGTAACTGGTGATAATAATGAGCCTCTTGTAGGAGTAAATGTAATAGTAAAAGGAAGTACTATTGGTACGACTACGAATATAGATGGAGAATTTAAGCTTGAGAAACCTGTAGGAAGTAATACCCTAGAATTAAATTATATAGGTTATCTAACAGAAGAGATTGAACTTGACTCTGGTGAGACTGATCTTCTAATTGCTATGAATGAAGATACTCAACAGTTAGAGGAAATTGTAGTAGTTGGTTATGGGGTTTCAAAAAAAGAAAATATCGGTTCAAGTGTAGAGCAAATTAATACTGCTAATGAAGAAGCTAAACCAGATGTAATAGTAAATGCTAAACCAGAAGATGGGATGAAGTCACTTCATCAGTTCATAAAAGAGCAAATTCAAATTCCAGTTGAAGCACAACAAAACGATGTTAAGGGAACTGTTAAACTTTCTTTTAGAGTAAATACAAATGGTTCTATTAGCAACATAAAAGTTGAAAAATCGCTAGGTTATGGTTGCGATGAAGAAGCCATTAGATTGTTAAAAGATGGACCTAAATGGAAGGCCAAAACAATCAATGGGAATCCTGTTTATTCTGAGCAAACCATTAAAATTAGATTTAAGCAATAA
- a CDS encoding RNA polymerase sigma factor, giving the protein MRFFKISRPKKKSDEELLVAFKQSGDMALLSELFDRYVELVFGVCMKYLKNEENSKDAVMQIYEQLVEKVPKHEIQNFKSWLYVFVKNYCLMQLRKKENKNHVQLEGIISDDFMESDEDLHLISENGEAISEKELLLQLMESGLDELEEKQKQCLKLFYLEEKCYKEIVEITEFDLKKVKSYIQNGKRNLKIYMEKSREQQ; this is encoded by the coding sequence ATGCGGTTTTTTAAAATATCTAGGCCTAAAAAGAAAAGTGACGAAGAGTTGCTGGTTGCCTTTAAGCAATCGGGCGACATGGCACTGCTTAGTGAACTTTTTGACCGTTACGTTGAGCTTGTTTTTGGTGTTTGCATGAAATACCTAAAGAATGAGGAAAACAGTAAAGATGCTGTGATGCAGATATATGAGCAGTTAGTCGAGAAAGTACCAAAGCATGAAATTCAGAATTTTAAAAGCTGGTTATATGTTTTTGTGAAGAACTACTGTTTGATGCAGTTGAGAAAGAAGGAAAATAAAAACCATGTGCAGCTAGAAGGAATAATTTCTGATGATTTTATGGAATCTGATGAAGACCTGCATCTTATAAGTGAGAATGGAGAAGCAATTTCTGAAAAAGAACTTTTATTACAGTTGATGGAAAGTGGCTTAGATGAGCTAGAAGAGAAACAAAAACAATGTTTGAAACTGTTTTATCTTGAAGAAAAGTGTTATAAAGAGATAGTTGAAATAACAGAGTTTGATTTAAAGAAGGTAAAAAGCTACATCCAAAACGGTAAAAGAAATTTAAAGATTTACATGGAAAAATCTCGTGAACAGCAGTGA
- a CDS encoding vWA domain-containing protein: MKKAVLILILVFSGISFGFIPNNFLVEGIVTDDAGAPLPGVSIVEKGTSNGTVTDIEGKYSLTITNEKAILTFSYIGYLTQEVKVKKDKSLDIKLSADTEQLEEIVVVGYGVEKNEMTNGSVENIRAADVKRSRAKTIRGMSSMAYEMEADDYGNFNTEEYDLINDNIFQTPKSNPLSTFSIDVDAASYSNLRRMLNNGQTPPKDAIRIEEMINYFDYEYKDPSGEHPFSIATEMSDAPWNPNHKLVHIGLQGKKPDYTMTQPSNLVFLIDASGSMNAQQKLPLLKSSLKLMVNSLKENDRIALVTYAGNAGLVLKSTPVSEKDKIIDAIENLEAGGSTAGAQGIELAYAVAETNLMKEGNNRIILATDGDFNVGVSSTSELVRMIEEKREKGIFLTIAGFGMGNYKDGRMEQISNAGNGNYYYIDNIREAEKVFVKELRATLFTIAKDVKIQVEFNPQKVQAYRLIGYENRKLNAEDFNDDKKDAGELGAGHTVTALYEIIPVGVESEFVKNIDDLKYQNIEKTETNHNNELLTIKFRYKEPNGSKSKLITQTLKDQSKVLNKTSDNFRFSAAVAEFGMLLRDSEFKGNSNYAQVMQLAKGAKGNDTEGYRQEFINMVNSYKLYSKR, translated from the coding sequence ATGAAAAAAGCAGTCCTCATTTTAATCTTAGTGTTTTCAGGAATATCGTTTGGGTTTATTCCCAACAACTTTTTAGTAGAAGGAATTGTAACTGATGATGCAGGTGCTCCACTGCCAGGAGTTTCTATTGTAGAAAAAGGAACAAGCAATGGCACTGTTACAGATATAGAAGGTAAGTATAGTCTTACTATAACTAACGAAAAAGCCATTCTCACTTTTAGTTATATAGGTTATTTAACGCAAGAGGTAAAAGTAAAAAAAGATAAAAGTTTAGACATAAAGTTATCTGCAGATACAGAACAGCTAGAAGAGATTGTGGTTGTTGGGTATGGAGTGGAAAAAAATGAAATGACAAATGGAAGTGTTGAAAACATTAGAGCTGCAGATGTGAAAAGAAGTAGAGCTAAAACTATTAGAGGAATGAGCTCAATGGCTTATGAAATGGAAGCAGACGATTATGGCAACTTTAACACCGAAGAATATGATTTGATTAACGATAATATATTTCAAACACCAAAATCTAACCCCCTTTCCACTTTTTCAATTGATGTAGATGCTGCTTCTTATAGCAATCTTCGTCGTATGCTAAACAATGGACAAACTCCTCCAAAAGATGCAATACGTATTGAGGAGATGATTAACTATTTCGATTACGAATACAAAGACCCAAGCGGAGAACATCCATTTTCTATTGCAACCGAAATGTCTGATGCACCATGGAATCCAAACCACAAATTAGTACATATTGGCTTGCAAGGTAAAAAACCAGACTACACAATGACGCAGCCATCTAACCTTGTATTCTTAATCGATGCCTCAGGTTCTATGAATGCTCAGCAAAAACTTCCATTGCTTAAATCTTCGCTAAAATTAATGGTGAACAGCTTAAAAGAAAATGATAGAATTGCTTTAGTAACTTATGCAGGAAATGCTGGCTTAGTTTTAAAATCAACTCCGGTTTCAGAAAAAGATAAGATTATAGATGCCATTGAAAATCTGGAAGCAGGTGGTTCCACTGCAGGTGCACAAGGTATTGAATTGGCTTATGCAGTTGCAGAAACAAATCTGATGAAAGAAGGTAATAACAGAATTATTTTGGCAACCGATGGCGACTTTAATGTGGGTGTTTCGTCAACGTCTGAGTTGGTAAGAATGATAGAAGAAAAAAGAGAAAAAGGGATTTTCTTAACTATAGCTGGCTTTGGCATGGGTAATTACAAAGATGGCAGAATGGAACAAATTAGCAATGCAGGAAATGGTAATTACTATTATATCGACAATATTAGAGAAGCCGAAAAAGTATTTGTGAAAGAATTGAGAGCTACTTTGTTTACTATCGCTAAAGATGTAAAAATACAAGTAGAGTTTAACCCTCAAAAAGTGCAAGCTTACAGATTAATAGGTTACGAAAACAGAAAGTTAAATGCAGAAGATTTTAATGATGATAAAAAAGATGCTGGTGAATTAGGTGCTGGCCATACCGTAACCGCATTGTATGAAATTATACCTGTAGGTGTTGAGTCTGAGTTTGTAAAAAATATTGATGATTTAAAATATCAGAATATTGAAAAAACAGAAACTAACCATAACAACGAATTACTCACCATCAAATTCAGATATAAAGAACCTAATGGATCAAAAAGTAAATTGATTACTCAAACATTAAAAGACCAATCAAAAGTATTGAATAAAACCTCTGACAATTTCAGGTTTTCAGCAGCAGTTGCAGAGTTTGGAATGTTACTGAGAGACTCTGAGTTTAAAGGAAATTCTAATTATGCACAGGTAATGCAATTGGCAAAAGGTGCAAAAGGTAATGACACTGAAGGATACCGCCAAGAATTCATAAATATGGTTAATTCTTACAAGCTTTATTCAAAAAGATAG
- a CDS encoding transglycosylase SLT domain-containing protein: MRKNVLLSVCLAGLLFSFTKISLKDNKPADSHSIAPKESNNLVPAYKFIDTKSFVNEQQIYQEGWNLLPQPKFWRKIIKLSPDNCLVNIATNRHILAEIPVDYYMSKNRTGRDAYKDSVILANQLPANTPIYITSGKNHYYKLDNALEAIPEAIKIFKSLNVDPFFAQAILLIESPNKLQKSTTGAYGPFQLMSGIARMYGLEVNRYKDDRQYLDKSAAAAAKFIQAVCIPETEKILNNWNISYNQKDLWFKLLVLHVYHAGAGNVSSAVTSMKPEVGGKEFIQSLWQAESRGFRNASQNYSQIALAALLELDEMLKPYKPINIEPLPPVFIGYE, from the coding sequence ATGAGAAAAAATGTATTACTATCAGTTTGCCTTGCCGGACTGCTTTTTTCGTTTACTAAAATCTCACTTAAAGACAACAAACCTGCTGATAGCCACAGCATTGCACCAAAAGAAAGCAATAATCTGGTGCCTGCTTACAAATTTATCGACACCAAGTCATTTGTGAATGAGCAGCAAATCTATCAAGAAGGTTGGAACCTACTTCCACAACCAAAGTTTTGGAGAAAGATTATCAAACTATCACCTGATAATTGCCTTGTAAACATTGCCACTAACAGACATATTTTAGCAGAAATTCCAGTAGATTATTACATGAGTAAAAATAGGACTGGAAGGGATGCTTATAAAGACAGTGTAATTTTGGCGAATCAATTACCAGCAAATACTCCGATATACATAACTTCAGGTAAGAACCATTACTACAAATTAGATAATGCATTAGAAGCGATTCCAGAAGCCATTAAAATATTTAAAAGTCTAAATGTTGATCCGTTTTTTGCTCAGGCTATTTTATTAATAGAAAGTCCTAACAAACTACAAAAATCTACAACTGGCGCTTACGGACCTTTCCAGTTAATGAGTGGTATTGCTCGCATGTATGGCTTAGAAGTAAATAGGTACAAAGACGACAGACAATATCTAGATAAATCTGCGGCAGCAGCGGCCAAGTTCATTCAAGCTGTTTGTATACCTGAAACTGAAAAAATCCTTAATAACTGGAATATCTCTTATAATCAAAAAGACCTATGGTTTAAGTTATTGGTTTTACATGTTTACCATGCTGGAGCGGGTAATGTTTCATCTGCAGTTACATCTATGAAACCAGAAGTTGGAGGAAAAGAATTTATTCAATCTTTATGGCAAGCAGAGTCTAGAGGTTTTAGAAATGCATCTCAAAACTACTCACAGATAGCTTTAGCGGCTTTATTAGAGCTAGACGAAATGCTTAAACCTTATAAACCAATTAATATTGAGCCATTACCTCCTGTTTTTATTGGATATGAGTGA
- a CDS encoding type III polyketide synthase, translating to MISPIKNCNYSYLNSIGTAVPDNQIEQTDIADFMAETLELNDCDQKQLKVLYRASGIRSRFSVIEDFKPEKEKHYFVKSNFPKISDRMQMYQQEAPKLALKAINNCLDKADSISPKEITHLITVSCTGMYAPGLGIQLIDELGLNSTVHRTAINFMGCYGAFNGLKTADYICKADNNAKVLVVCVELCTIHFQDSSSPDDLLAGALFSDGAAAVLIQSAPLKNKPALQINNFFCDLYPDGKNDMSWQIGNFGFEMRLSSYVPALLGKGINNLLNNLLSNASVKREEIDLFAIHPGGKRILEVIEENLEINRDQDKFAFDVLKKYGNMSSVTILFVLEALLKQESNSESIKNIIAMAFGPGLTIESSYMQLIPPD from the coding sequence ATGATATCACCGATAAAAAACTGTAACTATAGCTATCTCAACTCTATTGGAACCGCTGTTCCCGATAACCAGATAGAACAAACTGACATTGCCGATTTTATGGCAGAGACACTGGAACTTAACGATTGTGATCAAAAACAATTAAAAGTTTTATACAGAGCCAGCGGGATTCGATCCCGCTTTTCTGTTATAGAAGATTTTAAACCTGAAAAAGAAAAACATTACTTTGTAAAAAGTAACTTCCCGAAAATATCGGATCGAATGCAGATGTATCAGCAAGAAGCCCCAAAGCTTGCTCTAAAAGCCATAAATAACTGTTTAGATAAGGCCGATTCCATCTCTCCTAAAGAAATTACACACCTAATTACTGTCTCTTGTACAGGTATGTATGCTCCTGGTTTAGGCATTCAGTTAATTGATGAATTAGGCTTAAACTCTACAGTACACAGAACTGCCATAAACTTTATGGGATGCTATGGAGCATTTAACGGTTTAAAAACAGCAGACTACATTTGTAAAGCCGATAACAATGCAAAAGTTCTTGTTGTGTGTGTTGAATTATGTACCATACACTTTCAAGATAGTAGCTCACCAGATGATTTACTTGCTGGCGCATTATTTTCTGATGGTGCTGCTGCTGTATTGATTCAAAGTGCACCTTTAAAAAATAAACCAGCTCTTCAAATTAATAACTTCTTCTGCGACCTATATCCAGACGGAAAAAATGATATGAGCTGGCAAATTGGCAATTTTGGTTTTGAGATGCGTCTTTCATCTTATGTACCAGCTTTATTGGGCAAAGGCATCAATAATTTGCTTAACAATTTACTCTCAAATGCATCTGTTAAAAGGGAAGAAATAGATTTGTTTGCTATCCACCCTGGTGGTAAAAGAATCCTAGAGGTTATAGAAGAAAATCTAGAAATAAACCGCGACCAAGACAAATTTGCATTTGATGTTTTAAAGAAATACGGGAATATGTCTTCAGTTACTATCTTGTTTGTACTTGAAGCTTTATTAAAACAAGAAAGTAATTCTGAAAGCATCAAAAATATTATCGCTATGGCCTTTGGTCCCGGACTTACAATTGAGTCATCTTATATGCAATTAATTCCACCTGACTGA